In Plasmodium chabaudi chabaudi strain AS genome assembly, chromosome: 9, the following proteins share a genomic window:
- a CDS encoding SET domain protein, putative, whose protein sequence is MKEQVIGAMDDDGETDQTLSRLSSNNITTQINNRNDDINNHISNSGSIRKYASVSNCEHENNDSLIAENTKQYDEQYGEQYDEQYGEQNESENEMIYSNNNGEKECMIIDTDDEMKNSGLIHVQEDNINNLPSTIMLEGNPEMVANLQKNGLQYFATNNTKLIGDEKNKNKEKYYINLCSSNNTAENVFINDSAVDDNQNCVKNGQDDNADNIISNGNENGNIKEKKKIGLKIMRRTSQPNNGYENKREENLLNPNNIKVGRKRGRREKSSLKNENGFLAIDNNNSVVCSSNHISPNSTDPTISNNSKDNTDLKNDNMIDVKGINNSTPITINDSNSINNSNQICVSENKDKICDNNNNMTELKEYGAVKFENENKPIRRRRRKRKLKRGNTKEKKKGIRRRRSQSVLANNGNIKYKIGQPNMGTMYENVNNNNNNMYYYGYDNLDNMTNKVSNIKISKHFFLKMDDDNTSESSASSSSTTNKRLKNIIIIFDQKYNMGFICKVPKRYLTTEEEGTLLKLIEKLNGERFNFNNIISSKDSVIEQFMLYNLFSYDITTLKSSLKLIYTFCLFKNLRLYFQIQNKHIRIEENPISSWRIKDNLLDTHSIIISMFNNYYRNMNKDKLTAIDFINSYYFNIHNIKFAKKNVQPNKTYDNIIEMDHNNEIDNNNNNTEINRRGTKMKGRGKRRTKEICIKKEKGKRRGRRSRKNKSYLYDNYKYENNEFNNIDTKKIIRRRRGKWGYKLIAKEKENQIVKDEKSNDEIVRGRRGSHIERSKRRNNLNEDENGNENELADENGLADENESYQADANNLDNKSPVNIDDQAKDENMNRSRSSNTKNNLKNLIKIENPDYYDITNMKNNENEQNDISRTDENNNDFDLDPQKNENQNYDDQDEENYSECDGKKRNEMICSDRDSNHSYRENNSEIADDHNKLNLDSKDADNEQNKNEEMDFIYVKNKLNYNNNSNDIINIGSSNETGIDIEQNDNMVLRKDNSESSLSYSSINNNVRCKVEESDVVENASNNECENDMNIKNGEKCVEENNTIIKDDNEVDVEKGLVGRRGIKNEVNMEYKKKIILRRRNTKEENNITNEGGLTKGGSSNMNGNNNGVLIKDGKEGVFCNNISLIKRRRRRRRISKKTKIQKTIEKGKETIVRRRRRRRRKNINSDDNYTEDVIKLENVSIMLLERIKNNYKMLIENNELKKKQEMNQYNNNANANPNSYNYMDNRNSSGYINDKSREIGASTVEGSHQYNGNYMQSGSGMNNINNGISSNNNNGNTTGIIDVNNTVRTQNNDNMMGNNTNEGVPYPNNTPNNFEGTLNGNTDGNDKNINNESNMNTYTNENYNNSIANGNQMNYNNFQNSLVKTELSEKEKKYMLTIDSIYNSNFNILDIKVNTHFSHNYHIALFFLCKYTSYNLFLHPINKNEHIVSSIILNSKNDILTDNGNCFVLKYLLSFLSNKISSLRKCYANALYNSYLLQMPIRIFRHNNLKTKYGPNYGIRYDGIYKIANAFTVNDYSTSEYKRDILYVFKRLYMDKCFIPSNCRFYNNIYERKKNLDEKNSVSINVFYNNEIIMTLRVPYIKNYKSTAFTNFNHIYKFIRKKCIAENLATEWLNSDVRVYEECMKEYKQMKVKDLGQSYKANQDILNENMNDIKRMDTNNGTTQIYQPTEEENKRKHSINKNALKGKYPFWCLGKYLPMVLMLETLCFEKEVNENKMIRTKNLKNLDISIKKCEISINCELAKRPAHLFIPIKSKEAISAYIELKKPFKDDWNPYEDLSAGKEKFKIPVENEVDNDLPPMNFTYVNKTIFFSRLPPYNLLPLCSGCTPQNYNKKDFDEIYINGYCKALKHKRTNEIYCDGNKSYDINDFNVLAACSGNCLCDPLKCINKFPEGLHYPVKVVKTVDVGWDIVACSHIKANSLIMHYVGEITTRKEMISREHEYDKKGYFNYFIETAEVDETYADDWKIPCIDALFISNVARFLNHSCEPNVNVITIWRGDSYPSVGIFSSRDISPNEPLKYHYGINYKNIKCMCRSKKCKGYIG, encoded by the coding sequence ATGAAGGAACAAGTTATTGGGGCAATGGATGACGATGGTGAAACAGACCAAACCTTATCTAGGTTGAGcagtaataatattacaaCCCAAATCAATAATAgaaatgatgatataaataatcatatatCGAATAGTGGAAGCATAAGGAAGTATGCAAGCGTTAGTAATTGTGAACATGAAAACAATGATTCCTTGATAGCAGAAAATACAAAGCAATACGACGAGCAATACGGCGAACAATACGACGAACAATATGGCgaacaaaatgaaagtGAAAACGAAATGATATATAGCAATAATAATGGCGAAAAAGAATGTATGATAATTGACACAGACgatgaaatgaaaaattctGGTCTTATTCATGTTCAAgaagataatataaataatttacctTCGACAATTATGTTAGAAGGGAATCCTGAAATGGTGgcaaatttacaaaaaaacgGATTACAATATTTCGctacaaataatacaaaattgaTTGGGGATGAgaaaaataagaataaagaaaaatattatatcaatTTATGTTCGAGCAATAACACTGCtgaaaatgtttttataaacgACTCGGCAGTGGATGATAACCAAAATTGTGTAAAAAATGGGCAAGACGATAATGcagataatataataagcaatggaaatgaaaatggcaatataaaggaaaaaaagaaaatcgGATTGAAGATCATGAGAAGGACTTCTCAACCTAATAATggttatgaaaataaaagggaagagaatttattaaatccaaataatattaaagtTGGTCGAAAAAGAGGTAGAAGAGAAAAGAgttctttaaaaaatgaaaatggaTTTTTAGcaattgataataataatagtgtAGTATGTAGTAGTAATCATATTTCTCCTAATTCTACTGATCCAACaatttcaaataattcTAAAGACAATACAGATTTAAAAAACGATAATATGATAGATGTAAAAGgaattaataatagtaCCCCTATAACTATAAATGATAGCaatagtataaataatagtaatcaAATTTGTGTTTccgaaaataaagataaaatttgtgataataataataacatgaCTGAATTAAAGGAATATGGAGCTgttaaatttgaaaatgaaaataagcCAATTCGTAGGAGacgaagaaaaagaaaattaaagaGAGGTAAtacaaaagaaaagaaaaaaggaatTAGAAGAAGAAGATCACAATCTGTATTAGCAAATAATggaaacataaaatataaaattggaCAACCTAATATGGGAACTATGtatgaaaatgtaaataataataataataacatgtATTACTATGGATATGATAATTTAGATAATATGACTAATAAAGTatctaatataaaaatatcgaaacatttctttttaaaaatggatGATGATAATACAAGTGAAAGTAGTGCATCATCAAGTTCTACAACCAATAAacgtttaaaaaatataataataatatttgatcaaaaatataatatgggATTCATTTGTAAAGTTCCTAAAAGGTATTTAACAACAGAAGAAGAAGGaacattattaaaattaatagaaaaattaaatggcgaacgatttaattttaataatataatatctaGCAAAGATTCAGTAATCGAGCaatttatgttatataatttattttcatatgatATAACAACTTTAAAAAGctcattaaaattaatatatactttttgtttatttaaaaatttaagattatattttcaaatacaaaataaacatatacgTATTGAAGAAAATCCAATATCGAGTTGGCGAATTAAAGATAACTTACTTGACACTCACTCTATTATAATATCAatgtttaataattattatagaaatatgaataaagataaattaACAGCTattgattttataaattcctattattttaatatacataatataaaatttgccaaaaaaaatgtgcagccaaataaaacatatgataatataatcgAGATGGatcataataatgaaatagataataataataataatacggAAATAAATCGAAGGGGTACTAAAATGAAAGGACGAGGAAAACGAAGAACAAAAGAGATTtgcataaaaaaggaaaagggAAAGAGAAGGGGACGAAGAAgtcgaaaaaataaatcttatttatatgataattataaatatgaaaataacgaatttaataatattgatactaaaaaaataataagaagGAGAAGAGGTAAATGGGGGTATAAACTAATTGCAaaggaaaaagaaaatcaaATTGTAAAAGACGAGAAGTCAAACGATGAAATTGTTAGAGGTAGACGAGGTAGTCATATTGAGAGAAGCAAAAGAAGAAACAACTTAAACGAGGATGAGAATGGAAACGAAAACGAATTGGCTGACGAAAACGGATTGGCCGACGAAAACGAATCTTATCAAGCCGATGCGAACAATTTAGATAATAAATCGCCAGTAAATATAGATGACCAAGCAAAggatgaaaatatgaaccGAAGCAGAAGTAGCAACACTaagaataatttaaaaaatcttataaaaatagaaaatccagattattatgatattacaaatatgaaaaataatgaaaatgagcAAAACGATATATCTAGAACGgacgaaaataataatgactTTGATTTGGACCcccaaaaaaatgaaaatcaaaattatgatgatcaagatgaagaaaattattCGGAGTGTGAtggtaaaaaaagaaatgaaatGATATGTTCTGATAGAGATAGTAATCATAGTTATAGAGAAAATAATTCCGAAATAGCAGATGATCATAATAAACTAAATTTAGATTCAAAAGATGCAGATAATGAAcagaataaaaatgaagaaatggatttcatatatgtaaaaaataaactaaattataataacaattctaatgatattataaatataggtTCAAGTAATGAAACTGGTATAGATATCgaacaaaatgataatatggTTTTGAGAAAAGATAATAGTGAATCTTCTTTATCATATTCttctataaataataatgttagATGTAAAGTTGAAGAATCAGATGTTGTAGAAAATGCATCTAATAATGAATGTGAAAAtgatatgaatataaaaaatggcgAAAAATGtgttgaagaaaataatacaattatTAAAGATGATAATGAGGTAGATGTTGAAAAAGGCTTAGTAGGAAGAAgaggaataaaaaatgaagtaaatatggaatataaaaagaaaataattttaagaCGACGAAATACGAAGGAAGAAAATAACATTACCAATGAAGGGGGTCTAACAAAAGGAGGATCCTCTAACATgaatggaaataataatggggTTTTAATTAAAGATGGAAAAGAAGGTGTATTTTGTAATAACATATCATTGATAAAAAGAAGGCGAAGAAGAAGACGTATatctaaaaaaacaaaaattcaaaaaactATTGAAAAAGGTAAAGAAACAATTGTACGTAGAAGAAGAAGacgaagaagaaaaaatataaattcagATGACAATTATACCGAAgatgtaataaaattagaaaatgtAAGTATAATGCTTTTGGAAAggattaaaaataattataaaatgttgatagaaaataatgaacttaaaaaaaaacaagaaaTGAATcaatacaataataatgcaaatGCTAATCCAAATAGTTACAACTATATGGACAACCGAAATAGTTCtggatatataaatgataaaagtAGAGAGATTGGGGCATCTACTGTTGAAGGTTCGCATCAATATAATGGCAATTATATGCAGTCTGGTTCTggaatgaataatataaataacgGAATCAGcagcaataataataatggtaATACTACTGGAATCATAGATGTAAATAATACTGTTAGAACCCAAAATAATGACAATATGATGGGTAATAACACTAATGAAGGGGTACCATATCCTAATAATACtccaaataattttgaagGTACATTAAATGGTAATACAGATGGTaatgacaaaaatataaacaatgaATCGAATATGAATACATATACGAATGAAAACTATAATAATTCGATTGCAAATGGAAATCaaatgaattataataattttcaaaatagcTTAGTTAAAACTGAACTAAgcgaaaaagaaaaaaaatatatgttaacTATTGattcaatatataatagtaattttaatattttagatATTAAAGTGAATACTCATTTTTCACATAATTATCATAtagctttattttttttatgtaaatatacatcatataatttatttttacatccAATAAATAAGAATGAGCATATTGTATCatcaataatattaaattcaaaaaatgatatactTACAGATAATGGCAattgttttgttttaaaatatttattatcttttttaagTAACAAAATATCAAGCCTCAGAAAATGTTATGCTAatgcattatataattcatatttgtTGCAAATGCCTATACGAATATTTCGTCATAACAAtttgaaaacaaaatatggaCCAAATTATGGTATACGGTATGATgggatatataaaatagcaAATGCATTTACTGTAAATGATTATTCAACATCAGAATATAAAAgagatatattatatgtctTTAAAAGGCTATATATGgataaatgttttattcCTAGTAATTGTagattttataataatatatatgaaagaaaaaaaaatttagatgaaaaaaattctgTTTCCattaatgttttttataacaatgaaataattatgacTTTAAGGGTaccatatattaaaaattataaatctACAGCATTTACTAATtttaatcatatttataaatttatcagaaaaaaatgtatagcTGAAAATTTGGCTACAGAATGGCTCAACTCTGATGTTCGGGTTTATGAAGAATGTATGAAGGAATACAAACAAATGAAGGTTAAAGATTTGGGGCAAAGTTATAAAGCTAATcaagatatattaaatgaaaatatgaatgatATAAAACGAATGGATACAAATAATGGAACGACACAAATATATCAACCTACTGAAGAAGAgaataaaagaaaacatAGTATAAATAAGAATGCACTAAAGGGAAAATATCCATTTTGGTGTTTGGGAAAATATTTACCAATGGTTTTAATGTTAGAAACATTATGTTTTGAAAAAGaagtaaatgaaaataaaatgataagaactaaaaatttaaaaaacttagatatttcaataaaaaaatgtgaaataTCTATAAATTGTGAATTAGCAAAAAGACCGGCTCACTTATTTATTCCAATCAAAAGCAAAGAAGCTATATCAGCATATATAGAATTGAAAAAACCTTTTAAAGATGATTGGAATCCATATGAAGATTTATCTGCtggaaaagaaaaatttaaaattccTGTTGAAAACGAGGTAGATAATGATTTACCTCCTATGAACTTTACTTATGTAAACAagactatatttttttcgagATTACCaccatataatttattgcCACTATGTTCTGGTTGTACACcccaaaattataataaaaaagattttgatgaaatatatattaatggaTATTGTAAAGCATTGAAACATAAAAGAAcgaatgaaatatattgtgATGGGAATAAAAGCTATGATATTAATGATTTCAATGTTTTAGCTGCATGTTCAGGCAATTGTTTATGTGACCCactaaaatgtataaataaatttccaGAGGGTTTACATTATCCCGTAAAGGTTGTAAAAACGGTCGACGTTGGATGGGATATCGTTGCATGCTCCCATATAAAAGCAAATTCACTTATTATGCATTACGTAGGAGAAATAACAACACGAAAAGAAATGATATCTAGGGAACATGAATATGACAAAAAAggatattttaattattttattgagACTGCAGAAGTCGATGAAACTTATGCTGATGATTGGAAAATACCATGCATTGatgctttatttatttcgaaCGTTGCTCGTTTTCTAAATCACTCATGTGAGCCTAATGTTAATGTTATAACAATATGGAGAGGTGATAGTTATCCTTCCGTTggaatattttcttcaagGGATATAAGCCCAAATGAACCCCTGAAATATCATTATGGAATTAactacaaaaatattaagtgTATGTGTCGTTcgaaaaaatgtaaaggATATATTGGATAA